A single window of Polaribacter sp. SA4-10 DNA harbors:
- a CDS encoding aminotransferase class V-fold PLP-dependent enzyme, with the protein MKSPFDLSIEEMKSYGYKIVDLIVAHYSEVENKKPVSKASREEMDTIFLQEAPENGMPADEVLDFVMDNVMPNSNISTHPKAFSFVPGPSNFISTMADSLATGFNIFSGGWIVSPSAAELEIVTMNWLLKMFNFPVTKGGGIFTSGGSMANLTALVTARRIKCGSDFSKAVIYLSDQAHSSNIKAIRVIGFKEEQVRIIPTDLEFRFSINKLKNEIAKDKLEGKLPFCIIATAGTTNTGTVDPLDAIADICEKENLWFHIDGAYGGAAILSKKGSRTLRGIERADSLTVDPHKWFFQPYEIGCLLVKDASWLSNTFSEKPEYLRDIEGNESEINFYDYGIQLTRRFRALKFYMSIKTYGLKTFKKAISYNIDLAEETEDFLRKSKNWEIVSPATLAIINFRYNPLGLNLSEKELDTLNQQISAKVVASKEALLVTTVLQNQIVIRMCLINPKTTINHIKETLEQCNSFGKEILKEWKK; encoded by the coding sequence ATGAAATCACCTTTTGATTTATCTATTGAAGAAATGAAATCTTATGGTTATAAAATAGTAGATCTAATTGTAGCTCATTATTCTGAAGTTGAAAATAAAAAACCAGTGAGTAAAGCTTCTAGAGAAGAAATGGATACCATTTTTTTACAAGAAGCGCCAGAAAATGGAATGCCAGCAGATGAAGTTTTAGATTTTGTTATGGATAATGTGATGCCAAATAGTAATATTTCTACGCATCCAAAAGCTTTTTCTTTTGTGCCTGGTCCAAGTAATTTTATAAGCACAATGGCAGATTCTTTGGCAACAGGTTTTAATATTTTTTCTGGTGGATGGATTGTTTCTCCTTCTGCTGCAGAATTAGAAATTGTTACCATGAATTGGTTATTAAAAATGTTTAATTTTCCTGTAACCAAAGGAGGAGGAATCTTTACTAGTGGTGGCTCTATGGCGAATTTAACTGCTTTGGTAACAGCAAGAAGAATAAAATGTGGAAGTGATTTTTCTAAAGCAGTTATTTATTTATCAGATCAGGCGCATTCATCAAACATTAAAGCAATTAGAGTTATCGGTTTTAAAGAAGAACAAGTTAGAATAATTCCTACAGATTTAGAATTCAGGTTTAGCATCAATAAACTAAAAAATGAAATAGCAAAAGATAAGTTAGAAGGAAAATTGCCTTTCTGTATTATTGCTACTGCCGGAACCACAAATACTGGAACTGTAGACCCTTTAGATGCAATTGCAGATATTTGTGAAAAAGAGAATTTATGGTTTCATATTGATGGAGCTTATGGAGGTGCAGCAATTTTATCTAAAAAAGGAAGTAGGACTTTAAGAGGAATTGAACGTGCAGATTCTTTAACTGTAGATCCTCATAAATGGTTCTTTCAACCTTATGAAATTGGCTGTTTATTAGTGAAAGATGCTTCTTGGTTAAGCAATACTTTTAGTGAAAAACCTGAGTATTTAAGAGATATTGAAGGAAATGAATCTGAAATTAATTTTTATGATTATGGAATTCAACTAACAAGAAGATTTAGAGCATTAAAATTTTATATGTCTATTAAAACATACGGATTAAAGACATTTAAAAAAGCCATTTCTTATAATATTGATTTAGCAGAAGAGACAGAAGATTTCTTAAGAAAAAGTAAAAATTGGGAAATTGTATCTCCAGCAACTTTAGCGATTATCAACTTTAGATACAATCCTTTAGGTCTTAATTTGTCTGAGAAAGAATTAGATACCTTAAATCAGCAAATATCTGCTAAAGTAGTAGCCTCTAAGGAAGCTTTGTTGGTTACTACAGTTTTGCAAAATCAAATTGTGATTAGAATGTGTTTAATCAACCCAAAAACTACCATAAATCATATTAAAGAAACTTTAGAACAATGTAATTCGTTTGGTAAAGAGATTTTAAAGGAGTGGAAAAAATAG
- a CDS encoding quinone-dependent dihydroorotate dehydrogenase encodes MYKLIIRPILFLFDPEKVHYFTFSLIRFLCKIPFVSGIIRSMYQINDDKLARTLFGITFKNPVGLAAGFDKNAVLYNELANFGFGFIEIGTVTPKGQVGNPTKRLFRLKDDKGIINRMGFNNDGVEAAIKNLKKNKGEIIIGGNLGKNTSTLPESYTNDYCEVFTELHPYVDYFVLNVSCPNVGSHAKLDDVAYLKELITEVQKLNNKQEKQKPILLKIAPDLNNQQLDEIVALVAETKIDGVIASNTSVNREGLKVSKERLQEIGNGGLSGQPVKDRSTKVIKYLSEKSNKSFPIIGVGGIHSAADALEKLNAGADLVQIYTGFIYEGPSLIKKINKAILNQ; translated from the coding sequence ATGTATAAACTAATAATTCGCCCAATATTATTCTTATTCGACCCAGAAAAGGTTCATTATTTTACTTTTTCTTTGATTCGTTTTCTATGTAAAATTCCATTTGTTTCTGGAATCATAAGAAGCATGTATCAAATTAATGATGACAAACTAGCACGTACTTTATTCGGAATAACATTTAAAAACCCAGTTGGTTTAGCCGCTGGTTTTGATAAAAATGCAGTTTTATATAATGAATTGGCAAATTTTGGTTTCGGTTTTATAGAAATAGGAACTGTAACTCCAAAAGGACAAGTTGGTAATCCTACCAAAAGATTATTTCGTTTAAAAGATGATAAAGGAATTATTAATAGAATGGGTTTTAACAATGATGGTGTAGAAGCCGCAATAAAAAACCTAAAGAAGAATAAAGGTGAAATAATTATTGGTGGAAACTTAGGGAAAAACACATCTACTTTACCAGAATCCTATACAAATGATTATTGTGAAGTTTTTACAGAATTGCATCCTTATGTAGATTACTTTGTACTGAATGTTAGTTGTCCAAATGTTGGTAGTCATGCAAAATTAGATGATGTAGCCTATTTAAAAGAACTAATTACAGAAGTTCAAAAGCTGAATAATAAACAAGAAAAACAAAAACCAATCTTATTAAAAATTGCTCCCGATTTAAATAATCAGCAATTAGATGAAATTGTGGCATTGGTTGCAGAAACTAAAATTGATGGTGTAATTGCATCCAATACCTCTGTAAATAGAGAGGGTTTAAAGGTTTCTAAAGAACGTTTACAAGAAATTGGTAATGGAGGTTTAAGCGGACAACCAGTTAAAGATAGAAGCACAAAAGTGATTAAATATTTATCTGAGAAAAGTAATAAATCTTTTCCAATTATTGGAGTAGGAGGAATTCACTCTGCAGCAGATGCTTTAGAAAAACTGAATGCAGGTGCAGATTTGGTTCAGATTTACACAGGTTTTATTTATGAAGGTCCTAGCTTAATTAAGAAAATAAATAAAGCTATTTTAAATCAATAA
- a CDS encoding OstA-like protein has product MKRIFFLFFLFSTCVLSSQTRKIIIENSEYQFADEEKYPGATVLLGKVKIKHDGIILTCQKAFFFKEKNFFKAIGNVLIKQGDTITQTSDYSDYDANSKQALSWGNVVLKDPTMTLTSDTLHFDRLNQKLFYNSFATIKDTTNTLKSKKGNYYLENKKFTATTRVTVVNPEHNLVSNHLDYYTESGLTYLYGPSTITNTENENRIYCERGFYNTKTDISHFVKNAKLYLKERTVEGDSLYYDKKRGFASATNNISIIDTIQNFITKGNYAEIFELKDSLFIIKKAVAISIVDKDSMFVHGDTLLVTGKAESRIVRTYHNVKIFKSDLQGKCDSIHTNQATGLTKMFKNPVLWSDRNQITGDTIHLLSNVETEKLDSLKVLNNAFIISKDSLSENDFNQIKGRNMFGKFEKNKLRLLFVKGNAESVYFNRSEETNILETITKEISSNIEFTLEKGVIETIKYLNTSDGKTYPPSKLPDDIRVLEGFIWRENEQPKKREDIFIRDDENEKEPTKKEDLKNTSAIVEKKSKLKQKAGKTKPEIKEKLGFSTKKQ; this is encoded by the coding sequence TTGAAAAGAATATTTTTTTTATTTTTCTTATTTTCTACATGCGTTCTTTCTTCACAAACAAGAAAGATTATCATAGAAAATTCTGAATATCAATTTGCAGATGAAGAGAAATATCCGGGAGCAACTGTTCTGCTAGGAAAAGTAAAAATTAAACATGACGGAATTATTCTAACATGTCAAAAAGCATTTTTTTTCAAAGAAAAAAACTTCTTTAAAGCTATTGGTAACGTATTAATTAAGCAAGGTGATACCATTACACAAACCAGTGATTACTCTGATTATGACGCAAATTCTAAACAAGCACTTTCTTGGGGAAATGTTGTTTTAAAAGACCCAACAATGACGTTGACTTCTGATACACTTCACTTTGATCGATTAAATCAGAAATTATTTTACAACAGTTTTGCCACTATAAAAGATACTACAAATACTTTAAAAAGTAAAAAAGGGAATTATTACCTTGAAAATAAAAAATTTACTGCAACGACAAGAGTAACTGTTGTAAACCCTGAACATAATTTAGTTTCTAATCATTTAGATTATTATACAGAATCTGGTCTTACTTATTTGTATGGCCCATCAACCATTACAAATACAGAAAACGAGAATAGAATTTATTGCGAAAGAGGTTTCTATAATACAAAAACAGACATTTCTCACTTTGTTAAAAATGCAAAATTGTATTTAAAAGAAAGAACGGTAGAAGGAGATAGTTTGTATTATGATAAAAAAAGAGGTTTTGCATCAGCAACCAACAATATTAGCATCATTGATACGATTCAGAATTTTATTACAAAAGGAAATTATGCAGAAATTTTTGAACTAAAAGATTCACTTTTTATCATCAAAAAAGCAGTTGCAATTTCAATTGTAGATAAAGATTCTATGTTTGTTCATGGAGATACTTTGTTAGTAACAGGTAAAGCTGAAAGTCGAATTGTAAGAACGTACCACAACGTAAAAATATTTAAGTCTGACTTGCAAGGAAAATGCGATTCTATTCATACAAACCAAGCTACAGGGTTAACAAAAATGTTTAAAAATCCTGTTTTATGGTCTGATAGAAACCAAATTACAGGAGATACAATTCATTTACTTTCTAATGTAGAAACAGAAAAATTAGATTCGTTAAAAGTATTAAATAATGCTTTTATTATTTCTAAAGATTCGTTATCAGAAAACGATTTCAATCAAATTAAAGGTAGAAATATGTTTGGTAAATTTGAGAAGAATAAACTCCGATTACTTTTCGTAAAAGGAAATGCAGAATCTGTTTATTTTAATAGAAGTGAAGAAACAAATATTTTAGAAACAATCACCAAAGAAATTTCTAGTAATATAGAGTTCACTTTAGAAAAAGGAGTAATAGAAACAATAAAATATTTAAATACTTCTGATGGAAAAACATATCCTCCTTCTAAATTACCAGATGACATAAGAGTACTTGAAGGTTTTATTTGGCGCGAAAATGAACAACCTAAAAAGAGGGAAGATATTTTTATTAGAGATGATGAAAATGAAAAAGAGCCCACTAAAAAAGAGGATTTAAAAAACACTTCTGCAATTGTTGAAAAAAAATCAAAATTGAAGCAAAAAGCAGGTAAAACAAAACCTGAGATAAAAGAAAAGTTAGGTTTCTCTACTAAAAAGCAATAG
- a CDS encoding TIGR03862 family flavoprotein, translating into MKNVTIIGGGAAALMLASQIDTEKYKVTLFEKKKIVGSKFLVAGEGGLNLTFSAPIDEFINQYFPSDFMDSILRQFTNEDLIKWLNRLEIPTFIGSSNRVFPDLDQKPIEVLNKIKKHIATKGIEFKLNTNWIGWNEKGDLQFENPENIDTDIVVFALGGGSWKVTGSDGEWSKPFEERGVKVVPFRAANCAFEVDWNTDFITTHEGKPLKNIALTFNHHFSKGELVISKFGLEGNAMYALSQKIQDKLLTEESVVIHLDLKPTMTVDQIKAKYKNAKRSKVTDVLKKVLKLDRTSIGLLKQFTNKETFSDLDLLAESIKSLPILLKSSEKIDKAISTLGGISLDEIDENFQCKKIPNCYAIGEMLDWYAPTGGYLLQGSFSMGFVLAKHLNQLED; encoded by the coding sequence ATGAAAAACGTGACAATTATTGGAGGTGGTGCTGCAGCATTAATGTTAGCTTCACAAATAGACACAGAGAAGTATAAAGTGACACTTTTTGAAAAAAAGAAGATAGTAGGTAGTAAGTTTTTGGTAGCTGGTGAAGGTGGATTGAATTTAACTTTTAGTGCTCCTATAGATGAATTTATAAATCAATATTTTCCAAGTGATTTTATGGATTCTATACTTCGTCAATTTACCAATGAAGATTTAATAAAATGGCTTAATCGTCTTGAAATACCAACATTTATTGGCTCAAGTAACAGAGTTTTTCCTGATTTAGACCAGAAACCAATTGAAGTTCTCAATAAAATAAAAAAACATATAGCAACTAAAGGAATAGAATTTAAACTAAACACAAATTGGATTGGTTGGAATGAAAAAGGAGATCTACAATTTGAAAATCCAGAAAATATTGACACTGATATTGTTGTTTTTGCTTTAGGAGGAGGAAGCTGGAAAGTGACTGGTTCTGATGGAGAATGGAGTAAACCTTTTGAAGAGCGTGGTGTAAAAGTGGTACCATTTAGAGCCGCTAATTGTGCTTTTGAAGTAGATTGGAATACCGATTTTATAACTACCCATGAAGGAAAACCATTAAAGAATATTGCTTTGACTTTTAATCATCATTTTTCTAAAGGAGAATTGGTTATTTCTAAATTTGGTCTTGAAGGAAATGCAATGTATGCTTTAAGTCAAAAAATTCAAGATAAACTACTTACAGAAGAAAGTGTTGTTATTCATTTAGATTTAAAACCAACAATGACTGTTGATCAAATAAAAGCTAAATACAAAAACGCTAAACGATCTAAAGTAACTGATGTTTTAAAAAAGGTTTTAAAACTAGACAGAACTTCCATTGGATTGTTAAAACAGTTCACAAATAAAGAAACATTTTCAGATCTTGATTTACTTGCAGAAAGTATTAAATCGCTTCCCATTCTTCTAAAGTCTTCAGAAAAAATTGATAAAGCGATTTCAACTTTAGGCGGAATTTCTTTAGATGAAATTGATGAGAATTTTCAATGTAAAAAGATACCTAATTGTTATGCAATTGGAGAAATGTTAGATTGGTATGCTCCCACAGGAGGATATTTGTTACAAGGTAGCTTTAGCATGGGTTTTGTATTGGCAAAACACTTAAATCAATTGGAAGACTGA
- a CDS encoding LysE family translocator, whose amino-acid sequence MIETLFSFVIATTVLAFSPGPDNVFVLTQSIVNGKKFGLATVFGLMTGCLIHTTLVAFGVSAIIKENDNLFFAIKLFGSIYLLYLAYQVFKSDDKILISTENVQEKTTKQLFKTGFLMNVLNPKVTIFFLAFFPRFLFSETISTVIQFYILGLLFILVSFTVFSTIAILAGAISSYLKQHKKVGFYLKWGQIIVFVAIAIFILIQSSN is encoded by the coding sequence ATGATAGAAACCTTATTCTCTTTTGTAATAGCTACTACTGTTTTGGCTTTTTCTCCAGGACCAGATAATGTTTTTGTACTTACACAAAGCATTGTAAATGGTAAGAAGTTTGGTTTAGCTACTGTTTTTGGATTGATGACAGGTTGTTTAATTCATACAACTTTAGTTGCATTTGGAGTTTCTGCTATTATTAAAGAAAATGATAATTTATTTTTTGCAATTAAACTCTTTGGATCAATTTACTTATTGTATTTGGCATATCAAGTTTTTAAAAGTGATGACAAAATTTTAATTTCTACAGAGAACGTTCAAGAAAAAACGACAAAACAATTATTTAAAACAGGATTTTTAATGAATGTTTTAAATCCGAAAGTTACTATTTTCTTTTTGGCTTTTTTTCCTAGGTTTTTGTTTTCAGAAACAATTTCAACTGTAATTCAGTTTTATATTTTAGGACTTCTCTTTATACTTGTTTCATTTACCGTTTTCTCTACAATAGCAATTCTTGCAGGTGCTATTTCATCTTATTTAAAACAACATAAAAAAGTTGGTTTTTATTTAAAATGGGGGCAAATAATTGTTTTTGTAGCAATTGCAATTTTCATATTGATTCAGTCTTCCAATTGA
- a CDS encoding aspartate aminotransferase family protein, which yields MKSDFFKYQAQTSPHPLAIEVSHAKGSYIYNTSEKKYLDFVAGVSVNSLGHNHPKVTEAIKNQLDTYSHVMVYGEFIQKPQVELCKLLAATLPETSSSVYITNSGTEATEGALKLAKRVTERTEIIAAKHSYHGNTQGAMSVSGVERQNQAFRPLIPGIRFIAFNNEADLSKITSKTAAVILETIQGGAGFIEPQNGYLTKVKKRCEEVGALLILDEIQTGIGRTGKFWGFENYNVIPDIIITGKGLGGGMPIGAFIASFDKMSLLKDNPKLGHISTFAGHPVIAAAGLATVNEIIAEDLITQALLKEQLIKKHLQHPAIKEIRGKGLMLAAIVETPELAAKIIHKCLENGLILFFLLFEGKAMRITPPLTISDEEIIEGCKILLKSIDEVLN from the coding sequence ATGAAATCTGATTTTTTTAAATATCAAGCACAAACTTCTCCTCACCCACTTGCAATAGAAGTTTCTCATGCAAAAGGAAGCTATATTTATAATACTTCCGAAAAAAAATACTTAGATTTTGTTGCCGGAGTTTCTGTAAATAGTTTAGGACACAATCATCCAAAGGTAACTGAAGCGATTAAAAATCAATTAGACACTTATTCTCACGTAATGGTTTATGGAGAATTTATTCAAAAACCTCAAGTAGAGTTATGTAAATTATTAGCTGCTACTTTACCTGAAACTTCTTCGTCTGTTTATATTACAAACTCAGGAACTGAAGCAACAGAAGGTGCTTTAAAATTAGCAAAAAGGGTTACAGAAAGAACAGAAATTATTGCTGCGAAACATTCTTATCATGGAAACACGCAAGGTGCTATGAGTGTTTCTGGTGTAGAAAGACAAAACCAAGCTTTTAGGCCTTTAATTCCTGGAATACGTTTTATTGCATTTAATAATGAAGCTGACTTATCAAAAATAACATCTAAAACGGCTGCTGTTATTTTAGAAACAATACAAGGTGGCGCGGGTTTTATAGAACCACAAAATGGTTATTTGACGAAAGTAAAAAAACGTTGTGAAGAAGTTGGAGCGTTATTAATTTTAGATGAAATACAGACAGGAATTGGAAGAACAGGTAAATTTTGGGGATTTGAAAATTACAATGTAATTCCGGATATTATAATTACAGGTAAAGGTTTAGGTGGCGGAATGCCCATTGGTGCTTTTATTGCCTCTTTTGATAAGATGAGCTTGTTAAAAGACAACCCAAAATTAGGTCATATTTCTACATTTGCAGGACATCCTGTAATTGCAGCAGCAGGTTTAGCTACTGTAAATGAAATAATTGCTGAAGATTTAATTACGCAAGCTCTATTAAAAGAACAACTTATAAAAAAGCATTTACAACATCCTGCTATTAAAGAAATTAGAGGCAAAGGTTTAATGCTTGCTGCCATTGTAGAAACGCCAGAATTGGCTGCTAAAATCATTCATAAGTGTTTAGAAAACGGATTAATTCTTTTCTTTTTATTGTTTGAAGGAAAAGCAATGAGAATAACGCCTCCACTAACAATTTCTGATGAAGAGATTATAGAAGGCTGTAAAATACTTTTAAAATCTATTGATGAAGTTTTAAACTAG